The Vibrio agarivorans genome contains the following window.
ACCATGCACACCTGGAACCAGCAAGTTATTTCTCAGCTTGAGCCTTTGGCAAATGAAGAAAATGCGCGCCATATGAAGGCTTATATGCGTGGTCAATTTGAGTTCTTTGGGATAAAGTCAGGGCCTAGACGCGAAGCGCTAAAGCCGTTGTTTGGTAAAAGTCGTATTCCTTGTATAGAGCAAGTGCCACAAGTGGTTCAAGAGCTTTGGGCTTTGCCTCAAAGGGAATATCAGTTGGTAGCAATTGATCTGCTGATTAAGCAGAAAAAGAGGTTGCCGGAATACTATTTAACTAACCTCGAACAGCTAATTACTACCCACTCTTGGTGGGATACGGTCGATATGCTGGCTACGCACATCGCTTCAGCGTTGTTTATCCAATATCCTGCACAGACGTTTGAGTATATTCAGCGATGGCGAGAATCGGAGAATATTTGGCTAAGGCGCACAGCACTTTTGTAT
Protein-coding sequences here:
- a CDS encoding DNA alkylation repair protein; this translates as MHTWNQQVISQLEPLANEENARHMKAYMRGQFEFFGIKSGPRREALKPLFGKSRIPCIEQVPQVVQELWALPQREYQLVAIDLLIKQKKRLPEYYLTNLEQLITTHSWWDTVDMLATHIASALFIQYPAQTFEYIQRWRESENIWLRRTALLYQLKFKADTDEALLFSLIKENQHDNEFFIQKAIGWVLREYSKTAPTSVINFIEEQGIQGLARREALKWLNKSDLSK